In Mangifera indica cultivar Alphonso chromosome 14, CATAS_Mindica_2.1, whole genome shotgun sequence, the DNA window ttttatttgtttgtttcgTATTTTCTGGAGCCTTGTAATCGTTATACTTGGGGTCGGAGTAAGGAGATCTAAAGCATGCAAGAACCGTCGGCGGAGGTTTCTGGTGACGGCGGAAGCACTGTTCAGAATCTTCCACAGCCACATACGGTTAGTGATAATCCATCTCAAGTGGCTATGGATGATGAGGTGACTTCACCAACTCTTTTCACTTTATTTCTTATAATCTAGaaaatgatttgattaatcCAGCCAATTATCTCTGAtaagattcataaaaaaaaatacaagaaggTTCAAATTACAGTATGTTATAGGTAATACTTCAATTGGTAGATGATGAAAAGTCTTAACAAATTagttgattaattgattttggatAATTGAGAGCTATGCTATCTGTTGCCGTTGCAAAAACTGAGGTcagataatttttgaaattatttattattattataaccaATAATATAATAGCCAGtcctatatttatttaatcttattattaagataattccGTGACAGTGGCaacattttgaataaaatatgtCATGCAATAGACCCATTTCGAGATTATTTTGTGGGAATTATGTTGTGGaaatatagttttatcataGCCAAAGGGCTTATTCGTAAATAGAGATTAgtgtttttttgagtttttatttattaatttttaaaaatttaaacatctatctatttgttaatttttgtagttattatcaagagtaaaatctttatttaataaaaatatttaaaaaattaaaaatttatcatatttgctctcataaatctaataatttttctttactcctcactcaaggtttgaaaaatcccAAGGTCGGATGAAGACAACTAGGAGAAGGTGGTGGAGGGactaagagagagagataagcCGATTGAGAGGGAGAATACCAATAGGCAAAAAAGAGATGTTTGTCAGAGAGGAGAAGATCGAAACTTTAGGGAggatttgtcactttttaaactttgggtagggGTGAAGAagaatatgttaaatttttaaacttagaaaaaaaaatgataaatttttagttttttaaatatttttattaaatgataattttatttatgataataattataaaaattaataaataagtaaatatttaagttttttaaagtttatgaacaaatttttttaaaaatactaatattgccttttattatttgataaatagagaagaataaagatgaaattgacacaataaaaaaaaaaagaagaaaaaagacaaGAGAGTGAATAATGGCTCCCACTTGGCAATGAGTCATCAAGTTGTCCTTATTCTATTCCGCACATTTTATGCGTCGGTGTGCTTAGCATTTAAGTTTGTGCAGAATAAAACAAGTGAATGATGCAGAAAGGAGGATATTGTGTGAGCATGgtggaaaaagaaagacaataactttccaaaaataaacttagtacaataaacaaacaaatggATATTATCTTCAAATATTACAACTTATTTATTTAGAatatacaataattttcatcaagattaaattcaaactaaggTGATTTAAGCTTTGTTTTCAATTGGTTcgatcaaatttaaaatgagcAATTATTAGTAAAGCTTGAATAACGGGTATAAGATATTATCAAGCTTGAATTTGAAGTAAGGAGGATTAGTTAAAATTGGGATtagtcaaatttgatttgagcttaattaaaaaaaacatattttaattttctaaatttatattttcaataaagagaaatattataaaaaaattgaattgtgttgaataattgaaaaaaaaaaaagtttatttataattggttAAATAAGTTGTAAaagtttttagaattttagaatTAGATTGAGCGCATAAAGTGAAATACTAAAATGTCttgtataaaattaattaatttatattttaaaaaatttaattaaaaatatttttataatttgagttttaaatatgattgataattaattaatctcataaattatatcttaattatttaaaaatttacttatatatcACTATTCTAAAGCCAAAACTACCCGCTATATCCATCCAACATTCTCGCAACTTGATGGTATAAATCTAATATGGGCTATTATAATGTGGGTGCAAATTGACACTTTGCCTGTTAGTTGAGAACTGAAGGTTTGAGTGTTAAGCTTCGGTTTGACGCCAGCGACTCTCGCGTCTTCGACTACAATGATGCCCTTTTGATGGTTTGTCGATTTCTTTGGTTTACGCCcttcaatttgattattttttgttgatctttcatttcttcttttaaattctttttggttttatagTTTATTGTTTTTCGTTGATGTTTTACCGATTTGCCGTCAATTGTTAAATTTGAGCTGACCCATTTATATATCCTTGGAGTTTGATGTTTAAATTTAGTTGATGGGTATGATTTCACTCTTTATTTGTATTTGCATTTAGTTGATAGTTCTTTCAATTTTAGGGGAAACCGGTTTTTATTATGCTGAGAATTGAATTCTGAATGCAGGTATTGAGGAAAAGTGTGAATAGGGAACGGGAAGCTTCATTTGCGATGGGGTTGGAGAACAATGGTGCTCAGTATGTTAATATAAATGAAGAAGCTTCTTCTCCTAGGgtgtataatattaataaagtatCAGTTTTACCTCTTGTTTTCCTTATTTTCTATGAGGTTTCTGGGGGTCCTTTTGGTATTGAGGACAGTGTAGGGGCAGCTGGTCCTCTTTTAGCGCTTCTTGGCTTTTTGATCTTCCCGCTCATATGGAGTGTCCCTGAAGCATTAATTACTGCTGAGATGGGTACCATGTTCCCTGAGAATGGTGGTTATGTGGTTTGGGTGTCATCTGCCTTAGGTCCTTACTGGGGGTTTCAGCAAGGTTGGATGAAATGGCTAAGTGGGGTTATTGATAATGCTTTATACCCAGTTCTGTTTCTTGACTACTTGAAGTCAGGTATCCCAGCGCTAAGTGGTGGTTTACCTAGAACCTTTTCAGCCCTAGGTTTGACTGCTATTCTCACTTTCTTGAACTATCGGGGTTTAGTCATTGTGGGATGGGTTGCTATCCTTTTAGGGGTTTTTTCACTCCTTCCTTTCATAGTTATGGGACTTGTGGCAATTCCAAAGCTGGAGCCTTCAAGATGGCTTGTGGTGAATCTACATGAGGTGGATTGGAATTTGTATTTGAACACTCTTTTCTGGAATCTAAACTATTGGGATTCGATTAGTACATTAGCTGGAGAGGTCGATAACCCAAAGAAGACTCTCCCAAAGTCTCTGTTTTATGCATTGATCTTGGTTGTTGTTGGATATTTCTTCCCCCTTCTTATTGGTACTGGTGCTGTTCCACTTAATCGTGAGCTGTGGACTGATGGTTATTTTTCAGACATTGCTAAATTGCTCGGAGGAGTTTGGTTGAGATGGTGGATTCAAGGGGCTGCGGCAATGTCAAATATGGGGATGTTTATTGCTGAGATGAGCAGTGACTCTTTCCAACTTTTGGGGATGGCTGAGCGTGGAATGCTGCCTGAGTGTTTTGCTAAGAGATCTCGTTATGGAACACCCTTGATTGGAATTTTATTCTCCGCATCTGGTGTGATTCTGCTGTCATGGCTGAGCTTTCAGGAGATTGTAGCTGCAGAGAACTTCTTGTACTGTTTTGGTATGATTTTGGAGTTCTTAGCATTTGTACGATTAAGAATGAAATATCCAGCTGCTTCTCGTCCTTACAAGATACCCATTGGAACAGTTGGATCGATTCTTATGTGCATTCCTCCAACCATACTGATTTTTGTTGTGTTAGCTCTTTCTTCGCTGAAAGTTGCAGCTGTAAGCCTGGGTGCTGTGGTGATTGGCCTTGTGATGCAACCTTGTCTGACGTATGCTGAGAGAAGGAGATGGATGAAATTCTCCCCTAATACCAACCTCCCagatcttcatggccataaccAAGAAAGTTCTGGTGCACTAATAGAGTAACAAATCCTAGCTAAAGTTTGAGAGGCCAAGAATCAAGGCCTAGTTCAGTAGTGCTGAGCGGCCAACATCAAATCCCTTGTCACATGGTATCAAAGAACAATATATGTGACACATAAGCAAAAGTTTTTATTTACAAACTAATGTTTCTATTTAATTGCGTAGTGATAAATAGTGAAATCTGTTCATCATCTTTGGTTTTTGAGCGATGATAAATGGAAATGGTCATTAAACATCAAGAAACATCCAAACATTCATAGCACAGGAAATCATGTTAGTTTTCACTAGTTTGTTTTACGTTGTATGACAATTTAATAAGATGAACCCGCTGAAATTTTAGATTTGGTAATTGTTCCTACGTGCTTATTCCCTTTAGAACTAGCATCActcttcaatctttcaactTCATTAGTCAAAGTTCTCTCAGAATCTGTTCCTAATGAGTCTAGGAATATTTGTTAGAAAATAGATGCCAATTGCCAAAAGAACATTTGTCAAAGTAGTTTTTGGCGCATCTTAGCTTTACTTTACCTGGCTTAGGGGGCTCCTGAAACTGGAAAGGGATAATTCTCGCCTATCTTTACAGAAAATAGCTTGTTTGTACAAGTGGCCCTGCTTTGACTTTTACCTTCTTAATGAGAACAGATTGTTCCTCCCTAATTGTGGATGCTTTTCGTTTGATATAGTAATTATAAATGAGCATGTCTTCCTTAAACGTGAGTGGTAATAATAGTTTATTTACGTTGGTTTGTAAATTTGCAACTAGGATAAGTATATGAATCAGTGAGATTCTGATGCAAGAATATATAAAGTCAGAATGTatagagaagagaaaaacaaattttacgTGGTTCGGCGAAAACAATTGAGAAGCtttgcatatttatatatttattattttgcccTTTTTAAGACAATTTTACTCTCAATACTAATAGGAAATGGGGAATCACTGGGTGCAAAAATCACTTCGGTTAAATCTggtattaaaaagaaaacattggAGATTGGGTTTTTTGGGTTTGCACTTAATTGGGGAAGGCTAAAAAATTACAGTACTGTTTCCACTCATTACCTACCCAATTGAGCTTATTGGGCCAAGTTCAAACAGTTTCTGGGGGGGCCC includes these proteins:
- the LOC123196345 gene encoding probable polyamine transporter At1g31830 isoform X2 is translated as MQEPSAEVSGDGGSTVQNLPQPHTVLRKSVNREREASFAMGLENNGAQYVNINEEASSPRVYNINKVSVLPLVFLIFYEVSGGPFGIEDSVGAAGPLLALLGFLIFPLIWSVPEALITAEMGTMFPENGGYVVWVSSALGPYWGFQQGWMKWLSGVIDNALYPVLFLDYLKSGIPALSGGLPRTFSALGLTAILTFLNYRGLVIVGWVAILLGVFSLLPFIVMGLVAIPKLEPSRWLVVNLHEVDWNLYLNTLFWNLNYWDSISTLAGEVDNPKKTLPKSLFYALILVVVGYFFPLLIGTGAVPLNRELWTDGYFSDIAKLLGGVWLRWWIQGAAAMSNMGMFIAEMSSDSFQLLGMAERGMLPECFAKRSRYGTPLIGILFSASGVILLSWLSFQEIVAAENFLYCFGMILEFLAFVRLRMKYPAASRPYKIPIGTVGSILMCIPPTILIFVVLALSSLKVAAVSLGAVVIGLVMQPCLTYAERRRWMKFSPNTNLPDLHGHNQESSGALIE
- the LOC123196345 gene encoding probable polyamine transporter At1g31830 isoform X1, which produces MQEPSAEVSGDGGSTVQNLPQPHTVSDNPSQVAMDDEVLRKSVNREREASFAMGLENNGAQYVNINEEASSPRVYNINKVSVLPLVFLIFYEVSGGPFGIEDSVGAAGPLLALLGFLIFPLIWSVPEALITAEMGTMFPENGGYVVWVSSALGPYWGFQQGWMKWLSGVIDNALYPVLFLDYLKSGIPALSGGLPRTFSALGLTAILTFLNYRGLVIVGWVAILLGVFSLLPFIVMGLVAIPKLEPSRWLVVNLHEVDWNLYLNTLFWNLNYWDSISTLAGEVDNPKKTLPKSLFYALILVVVGYFFPLLIGTGAVPLNRELWTDGYFSDIAKLLGGVWLRWWIQGAAAMSNMGMFIAEMSSDSFQLLGMAERGMLPECFAKRSRYGTPLIGILFSASGVILLSWLSFQEIVAAENFLYCFGMILEFLAFVRLRMKYPAASRPYKIPIGTVGSILMCIPPTILIFVVLALSSLKVAAVSLGAVVIGLVMQPCLTYAERRRWMKFSPNTNLPDLHGHNQESSGALIE
- the LOC123196345 gene encoding probable polyamine transporter At1g31830 isoform X3 — encoded protein: MVLRKSVNREREASFAMGLENNGAQYVNINEEASSPRVYNINKVSVLPLVFLIFYEVSGGPFGIEDSVGAAGPLLALLGFLIFPLIWSVPEALITAEMGTMFPENGGYVVWVSSALGPYWGFQQGWMKWLSGVIDNALYPVLFLDYLKSGIPALSGGLPRTFSALGLTAILTFLNYRGLVIVGWVAILLGVFSLLPFIVMGLVAIPKLEPSRWLVVNLHEVDWNLYLNTLFWNLNYWDSISTLAGEVDNPKKTLPKSLFYALILVVVGYFFPLLIGTGAVPLNRELWTDGYFSDIAKLLGGVWLRWWIQGAAAMSNMGMFIAEMSSDSFQLLGMAERGMLPECFAKRSRYGTPLIGILFSASGVILLSWLSFQEIVAAENFLYCFGMILEFLAFVRLRMKYPAASRPYKIPIGTVGSILMCIPPTILIFVVLALSSLKVAAVSLGAVVIGLVMQPCLTYAERRRWMKFSPNTNLPDLHGHNQESSGALIE